A DNA window from Phragmites australis chromosome 11, lpPhrAust1.1, whole genome shotgun sequence contains the following coding sequences:
- the LOC133884431 gene encoding pyrophosphate-energized vacuolar membrane proton pump 1-like yields the protein MAVLGTAAVEALIPVAALIGIAFAVLQWYVVARVPVPSHAGDGGAAGGKGGERGSEDDEEDSVDYRGVEARCAEIQRAISIGATSFLLTEYKYLAVFTAAFAGVIFLFLGSVRRFSARPEPCAYDPARECRPAVANAAFSAVAFLLGALTSVLSGYLGMRVATFANARTALEARRGVGHAFAVAFRSGAAMGFLLASSALLVLYATVNLFGLYYGDDWRGLYESITGYGLGGSSVALFSRVGGGIYTKAADVGADLVGKVERNIPEDDPRNPAVIADNVGDNVGDIAGMGSDLFGSYAESSCAALFVASISSFGTEHNFAAMMYPLLISAVGIVVCAVTTLIATDVAQVKGIDEVGPALKRQILISTVLMTGGIAVVTILALPARFTLFDFGNKKLVKNWHLFICVSAGLWAGLVIGYVTEYFTSNAYSPVQAVARSCRTGAATNVIFGLAVGYKSVIVPILAIAAAIYAGFRLAAMYGIALAALGMLSTIATGLAIDAYGPISDNAGGIAEMAGMPRQVRERTDALDAAGNTTAAIGKGFAIGSAALVSLALFGAYVSRAGITTVDVLSPRVFVGLLVGGMLPYWFSAMTMRSVGSAALRMVEEVRRQFDTIPGLAEGRVAPDYATCVRISTDASLKKMMAPGALVMLSPLVTGTLFGVETLAGLLAGALVSGVQVAISASNSGGAWDNAKKYIEAGASEEARSLGPKGSEAHKAAVIGDTIGDPLKDTSGPSLNILIKLMAVESLVFAPFFAAHGGLIFNHL from the exons ATGGCTGTCCTCGGCACCGCGGCGGTTGAGGCGCTCATCCCGGTGGCAGCGTTGATCGGCATCGCGTTCGCGGTGCTCCAATGGTACGTGGTGGCCAGGGTCCCCGTCCCTTCgcacgccggcgacggcggcgctgcCGGAGGCAAGGGTGGGGAAAGAGGAAGcgaggatgacgaggaggaCAGCGTCGACTACCGGGGAGTGGAGGCCCGGTGCGCCGAGATCCAGCGGGCCATCTCCATCGGCGCGACGTCGTTCCTGCTCACGGAGTACAAGTACCTCGCCGTGTTCACGGCTGCGTTCGCGGGGGTGATCTTCCTGTTCCTGGGCTCGGTGCGGCGGTTCAGCGCGCGGCCGGAGCCGTGCGCGTACGACCCGGCGCGGGAGTGCCGCCCCGCGGTGGCGAACGCTGCGTTCAGCGCGGTGGCGTTCCTGCTCGGCGCGCTCACCTCCGTGCTGTCCGGGTACCTCGGCATGCGCGTGGCGACGTTCGCAAACGCGCGCACGGCGCTCGAGGCGCGCCGCGGCGTGGGGCACGCCTTTGCCGTCGCGTTCCGATCCGGCGCCGCCATGGGGTTCCTCCTCGCCTCCAGCGCGCTGCTCGTGCTCTACGCCACCGTCAACCTCTTCGGACTCTACTACGGCGACGACTGGCGCGGGCTCTACGAGTCCATCACCGGCTACGGCCTCGGCGGATCCTCGGTCGCCCTCTTCAGCCGCGTCGGCGGCGGCATCTACACCAAGGCCGCGGACGTCGGCGCGGACCTCGTCGGCAAGGTCGAGCGCAACATCCCCGAGGACGATCCACGCAACCCCGCG GTGATCGCCGACAATGTGGGGGACAACGTTGGCGACATCGCCGGGATGGGGTCCGACCTGTTCGGGTCATACGCGGAGTCGTCGTGCGCGGCGCTGTTCGTGGCGTCCATCTCGTCGTTCGGGACGGAGCACAACTTCGCGGCGATGATGTACCCGCTGCTCATCAGCGCCGTGGGCATCGTCGTGTGCGCGGTCACCACGCTCATCGCCACCGACGTCGCCCAAGTAAAGGGCATCGACGAGGTCGGGCCGGCGCTCAAGCGGCAGATCCTCATCTCCACCGTGCTCATGACCGGCGGCATCGCTGTCGTCACCATCCTGGCCCTGCCGGCCAGGTTCACCCTCTTCGACTTCGGCAACAAGAAGCTCGTCAAGAACTG GCACCTGTTCATCTGCGTGTCGGCCGGTCTGTGGGCTGGCCTTGTCATCGGCTACGTCACTGAGTACTTCACGAGCAACGCTTACAGTCCGGTGCAGGCGGTGGCGCGGTCGTGCCGGACCGGCGCGGCGACGAACGTGATCTTCGGGCTGGCGGTGGGGTACAAGTCGGTGATCGTGCCCATCCTGGCCATCGCGGCGGCCATCTACGCCGGCTTCCGGCTGGCGGCCATGTACGGCATTGCGCTGGCCGCGCTCGGGATGCTGAGCACCATCGCCACAGGCCTCGCCATCGACGCCTACGGACCCATCAGCGACAACGCCGGCGGCATCGCCGAGATGGCCGGCATGCCTCGCCAGGTCCGCGAGAGGACCGACGCGCTCGACGCCGCGGGCAACACCACGGCCGCCATCGGCAAGGGGTTCGCCATCGGGTCGGCGGCGCTGGTGTCGCTGGCGCTGTTCGGGGCCTACGTGAGCCGCGCCGGGATCACGACGGTGGACGTGCTGAGCCCGCGCGTGTTCGTGGGGCTTCTCGTGGGGGGCATGCTCCCCTACTGGTTCTCGGCGATGACGATGCGGAGCGTGGGCAGCGCAGCGCTGCggatggtggaggaggtgagGCGGCAGTTCGACACCATCCCGGGCCTCGCCGAGGGCCGCGTGGCGCCGGACTACGCCACCTGCGTCAGGATCTCCACCGACGCCTCACTCAAGAAGATGATGGCGCCCGGCGCGCTCGTCATGCTCAGCCCGCTCGTCACCGGCACGCTCTTCGGGGTCGAGACGCTAGCCGGGCTACTTGCCGGCGCACTCGTCTCCGGCGTCCAGGTTGCCATTTCTGCTTCCAACAGCGGCGGTGCATGGGACAACGCAAAGAAGTACATCGAG GCCGGAGCGTCGGAGGAGGCGAGGTCGCTGGGCCCCAAGGGGTCGGAGGCGCACAAGGCGGCGGTGATCGGCGACACCATCGGCGACCCGCTCAAGGACACCTCCGGCCCGTCCCTAAACATCCTCATCAAGCTCATGGCCGTGGAGTCCCTCGTCTTCGCGCCCTTCTTCGCCGCTCACGGCGGCCTCATCTTCAACCACCTCTGA
- the LOC133883825 gene encoding DNA-directed RNA polymerase V subunit 7-like, whose translation MVFLETEMSWNVLISPSELSPKGLLLRKSIIVRLLEDVTNRKASKEHGYYIAVNQLKAISEGKVRELTGDILFPVTFTCIAQKPMKGEIMVGYVDRILKHGVFLKSGPVESIFLSEKSMSDYKYIGGENPMFMNDHSKLEKDTAVRFKVMGFRWMEADRQFQLLATLAGDFLGPL comes from the coding sequence ATGGTTTTTCTTGAGACAGAGATGTCATGGAATGTGCTGATCTCACCTAGCGAGTTGAGTCCCAAGGGTCTCCTGCTCCGCAAGTCTATCATTGTTCGTCTTCTGGAGGACGTAACAAACAGGAAGGCTTCCAAGGAGCATGGCTACTACATTGCCGTCAATCAGCTGAAGGCAATATCTGAAGGGAAAGTGCGTGAGCTTACTGGAGACATTCTGTTCCCAGTCACATTCACTTGCATCGCACAAAAGCCTATGAAGGGTGAGATCATGGTTGGCTACGTGGATAGAATCCTGAAGCACGGCGTGTTCCTCAAATCTGGACCAGTCGAAAGCATCTTTCTGTCCGAGAAGTCAATGAGTGACTACAAGTACATTGGTGGGGAGAACCCAATGTTCATGAACGACCACTCGAAGCTGGAGAAGGACACTGCTGTGCGTTTCAAGGTCATGGGATTCCGCTGGATGGAAGCTGATCGCCAGTTCCAGCTCCTTGCTACGCTGGCTGGTGACTTTCTCGGGCCACTGTAA